One Marinibacterium anthonyi genomic region harbors:
- the ccpA_1 gene encoding Glucose-resistance amylase regulator, with protein sequence MPPRRPTMQDVAKAAGVSSATVSRVFSGQKGAMSAETADRVREAADRLGYVVNSVAASLRAQQTLSVGLIVADIANPFFSRLASGVEATLSAAGFGVILGNSNNSVADETRLLRLMAQKQVDAVILASVASDGAHLAPLLAHGKPLILVDSELPGADLDTVVIDNQAAAAHAVGHLLDLGHRRIAIVSGPMTASFDFERLAGFRDAFAQRGLMPPEDLILKGDSTYEGGRAAVETLLRGAEPPSAIFASNNMMTIGTLSALHEVGLRIPQDVSVVGFDDLEWYAIFNPRITAVAQPAFAIGRTAARRLLERLKLDDPQPARRFVLSTDLIVRDSTVPLRAP encoded by the coding sequence ATGCCCCCTCGCCGCCCCACGATGCAGGACGTCGCCAAGGCCGCCGGCGTGTCGAGCGCCACGGTCAGCCGCGTGTTTTCCGGCCAGAAGGGCGCGATGTCGGCCGAAACCGCCGACCGCGTGCGCGAGGCGGCCGACCGGCTGGGCTATGTGGTGAATTCCGTCGCCGCCAGCCTGCGCGCCCAGCAGACCCTGTCGGTCGGATTGATCGTCGCCGATATCGCCAACCCGTTCTTCAGCCGCCTGGCCTCGGGCGTGGAGGCGACGCTGAGCGCCGCCGGGTTCGGCGTGATCCTGGGCAATTCGAACAACTCGGTCGCCGATGAAACCCGCCTGTTGCGGCTGATGGCGCAGAAACAGGTGGACGCGGTGATCCTGGCCAGCGTCGCCAGCGACGGCGCGCACCTTGCGCCGCTGCTGGCCCATGGCAAACCGCTGATCCTGGTGGACAGCGAATTGCCGGGCGCGGATCTGGACACCGTGGTCATCGACAACCAGGCCGCCGCCGCCCATGCGGTCGGGCACCTGCTGGACCTGGGACACCGCCGGATCGCCATCGTGTCGGGGCCGATGACCGCGTCCTTCGATTTCGAACGCCTTGCCGGGTTTCGCGACGCCTTTGCGCAGCGCGGCCTGATGCCCCCCGAGGACCTGATCCTGAAGGGCGATTCCACCTATGAAGGCGGGCGCGCGGCGGTCGAGACGTTGCTGCGCGGGGCCGAACCGCCTTCGGCGATCTTCGCGTCGAACAACATGATGACCATCGGCACGCTGTCGGCCCTGCACGAGGTCGGCCTGCGGATCCCGCAGGATGTATCGGTGGTGGGGTTCGACGACCTGGAATGGTACGCCATCTTCAATCCCCGGATCACCGCCGTCGCCCAGCCGGCCTTTGCCATCGGCCGCACCGCCGCCCGGCGCCTGTTGGAACGGCTGAAGCTGGACGATCCGCAGCCGGCGCGCCGCTTCGTGCTGTCCACCGACCTGATCGTCCGCGACAGCACGGTGCCCCTTCGCGCGCCCTGA
- the minC gene encoding Septum site-determining protein MinC — protein sequence MPDERTRTRRDKAPVTARPFQIRGRFLTAIALRVEDVPLDDAFFTALDEQLENTPQLLAEAPVLLDFEAVAETLRAGHIRELVEKLRARKLMVFATQNASPTQQAIAGELGLIPVSMGRDAPLPQAKKSRADRLLPPDNKLIATPIRSGQTVVAERGDLTIVGSVSSGAELAAAGSIHVYGTMRGRAMAGVHGDETARIFCQNQNAELLAIAGLYRTSESIGDELRNRSVQVFLDKDKLCMEALG from the coding sequence GTGCCAGACGAACGCACCCGGACCCGGCGCGACAAGGCGCCGGTGACTGCCAGGCCCTTCCAGATCCGTGGCCGGTTCCTGACCGCCATTGCCCTGCGGGTCGAAGACGTCCCGCTGGACGACGCCTTCTTCACCGCGCTGGACGAGCAACTTGAAAACACGCCCCAGCTTCTGGCCGAAGCCCCCGTGCTGCTGGACTTCGAAGCGGTCGCCGAGACCCTGCGCGCCGGCCATATCCGCGAGCTGGTCGAAAAGCTGCGCGCGCGCAAGCTGATGGTCTTCGCCACCCAGAACGCCAGCCCCACACAGCAGGCCATAGCCGGGGAACTGGGCCTGATCCCGGTCAGCATGGGCCGCGACGCCCCCCTGCCCCAGGCCAAGAAATCCAGGGCCGACCGCCTGCTGCCCCCCGACAACAAGCTGATCGCCACGCCGATCCGGTCGGGTCAGACCGTGGTCGCCGAACGCGGCGACCTGACCATCGTCGGATCGGTGTCATCGGGCGCCGAACTGGCCGCCGCGGGCAGCATCCACGTCTACGGCACGATGCGCGGCCGGGCCATGGCCGGGGTCCACGGCGACGAAACCGCCCGGATCTTCTGCCAGAACCAGAACGCCGAACTTCTCGCCATCGCCGGCCTTTACCGGACCAGCGAAAGCATTGGCGACGAACTGAGAAATCGCAGCGTCCAGGTGTTCCTGGACAAGGACAAACTTTGCATGGAGGCGCTCGGATGA
- a CDS encoding plasmid maintenance protein CcdB: MQFHVYRLPGGQLVLDLQSDLMDTGTRVVAPLIPEGHGPRPFTRLEPVLQVDGQPHVLHTGEMAAVPARVLGTPLADLTAGDYRIRGAMDMVFSGF; the protein is encoded by the coding sequence ATGCAATTTCATGTCTACCGCCTGCCGGGCGGCCAGCTGGTGCTGGACCTGCAATCGGACCTGATGGACACCGGCACCCGCGTGGTCGCGCCGCTGATCCCCGAAGGCCACGGCCCCCGGCCCTTTACCCGGCTTGAACCCGTTCTGCAGGTCGATGGCCAGCCGCACGTGCTGCACACGGGCGAAATGGCGGCCGTTCCGGCGCGTGTGCTGGGCACGCCCCTGGCCGATCTGACGGCTGGCGACTACCGGATCCGTGGCGCGATGGACATGGTGTTTTCTGGCTTCTGA
- the minE gene encoding Cell division topological specificity factor — MSLFGFSLRPRRPKSAQVAKDRLQILLAHERGGGESADFLPQLQNDVLAVIRKYVEIQDNDVDIRMERGDDISSLEINIEIPAAVPKTRAARG, encoded by the coding sequence ATGAGCCTCTTTGGTTTCTCGCTCCGGCCCCGCCGTCCGAAATCGGCCCAGGTCGCCAAGGATCGCCTTCAGATCCTTCTGGCCCATGAACGCGGCGGCGGCGAGTCCGCCGACTTCCTGCCGCAGCTTCAGAACGACGTGCTTGCGGTGATCCGCAAGTACGTCGAGATCCAGGACAACGATGTCGACATCCGCATGGAACGCGGCGACGACATCTCCAGTCTCGAGATCAACATAGAGATCCCCGCTGCGGTCCCGAAAACCCGCGCCGCACGGGGCTGA
- a CDS encoding plasmid maintenance protein CcdA — MHRNTEKQRTNITVDARTLADARALNLNVSAISEAALARAVREAAARSWAEENAEALAERRAWIDANGMPLAAYQVLKTD; from the coding sequence ATGCACCGCAACACCGAGAAGCAGCGCACCAACATCACCGTCGATGCCCGCACGCTGGCTGACGCCCGGGCGCTGAACCTCAACGTTTCGGCGATCAGCGAAGCCGCCCTGGCCCGCGCCGTGCGCGAGGCGGCGGCGCGCAGCTGGGCGGAGGAGAACGCCGAGGCGCTGGCGGAACGCCGCGCCTGGATCGACGCCAACGGCATGCCGCTGGCGGCTTACCAGGTGCTGAAGACCGACTGA
- a CDS encoding WGR domain protein, whose protein sequence is MFDSCDQLEVFPSAIQLKRIDPERNMRRFYRMTIQPDLFGGVSVVREWGRIGARGQMLVERHDDEGRAVSALMKHAAAKKRRGYVVNFGA, encoded by the coding sequence ATGTTCGATTCGTGTGATCAGCTCGAAGTGTTCCCCAGCGCGATCCAGCTGAAGCGGATCGACCCGGAGCGGAACATGCGGCGGTTCTATCGGATGACCATCCAGCCCGACCTGTTCGGCGGCGTCAGCGTCGTCCGGGAATGGGGGCGCATCGGCGCGCGGGGCCAGATGCTGGTCGAACGCCACGATGACGAGGGCAGGGCGGTGTCGGCCCTGATGAAGCATGCCGCCGCCAAGAAGCGCCGGGGCTACGTGGTGAATTTCGGAGCGTGA
- a CDS encoding putative metal-dependent hydrolase of the TIM-barrel fold protein, whose protein sequence is MPDFPIVDSHVHFYDPTRLSYPWLSGVPGIDGRHMPADYRAASAGIDVEHMVFVEVDAAPECRFDEVSGIEALRRDDEPRIAGIVPSALIEGGAAARDEVARLCDMGPIRGIRRQLQNTCQPGWCLEPGFVDGVRMLADFDLSFDLCIRADQMSDATELVRRVPEVRFVMDHIAKPPIASGRIDDWARGLTELAKLPNVVCKMAGVSTEADHAGWTESDLHPYMQHAFDVFGADRLMFGSDWPVITLTDTFAGWVGLLDHFLEQASPDERRAFWRDTAIRTYRLG, encoded by the coding sequence ATGCCCGATTTTCCCATTGTCGACAGCCATGTGCATTTCTACGACCCCACGCGCCTGTCCTATCCGTGGTTGTCGGGCGTGCCGGGCATCGACGGGCGCCACATGCCGGCGGATTACCGCGCCGCCAGCGCCGGGATCGACGTCGAGCACATGGTTTTCGTCGAGGTCGACGCCGCCCCGGAGTGTCGGTTCGACGAGGTGTCCGGTATCGAGGCGTTGCGCCGGGATGACGAGCCGCGCATCGCCGGGATCGTGCCCTCGGCCCTGATCGAGGGTGGCGCGGCGGCGCGGGACGAGGTCGCGCGGCTGTGCGACATGGGCCCGATCCGGGGGATCCGGCGGCAGTTGCAGAACACTTGTCAGCCGGGCTGGTGCCTGGAACCGGGCTTTGTCGACGGCGTGCGTATGCTGGCCGATTTCGACCTGAGCTTTGATCTGTGCATCCGCGCCGACCAGATGTCCGATGCGACGGAACTGGTGCGTCGGGTGCCCGAGGTGCGCTTTGTCATGGACCATATCGCCAAGCCGCCGATCGCCTCGGGGCGGATCGACGACTGGGCCAGGGGCCTGACGGAGCTGGCGAAATTGCCGAACGTCGTCTGCAAGATGGCCGGCGTCAGCACCGAGGCCGATCATGCCGGTTGGACGGAATCCGACCTGCACCCTTACATGCAGCATGCCTTTGACGTCTTCGGGGCCGACAGGCTGATGTTCGGATCCGACTGGCCGGTGATCACCCTGACCGACACCTTCGCGGGCTGGGTCGGGTTGCTGGATCACTTCCTGGAGCAGGCCAGCCCCGACGAGCGCCGCGCCTTCTGGCGCGATACGGCGATCCGCACCTACCGGCTGGGCTGA
- the ped_1 gene encoding (S)-1-Phenylethanol dehydrogenase → MQPRMTGRTAIVIGAGQGIGRAIAERLSHDGAHVVLADIDGNAARAAAETMGPRAMGLAADVSDPAAMDALARATLDRFGRIDILVQAAGIYPEAEIAALPLALWRRIMSVNLDGALFSVQAVLPAMRAAGYGRIVLVSSITGPRVTARGTAAYSASKGGINGFVRTAALEFAGHGITVNAVEPGNIMTEGLTAGRSQDFIDDMAASIPVGRLGTPADVAAATAFLASEEAGFVTGTSIVVDGGQILPEGKAAF, encoded by the coding sequence ATGCAACCTCGCATGACCGGCCGCACGGCCATCGTGATCGGCGCCGGCCAGGGTATCGGCCGGGCCATTGCCGAACGGCTGTCCCATGACGGCGCCCATGTCGTCCTGGCCGATATCGACGGCAACGCCGCCCGGGCCGCCGCCGAAACCATGGGGCCGCGCGCCATGGGCCTTGCCGCCGACGTGTCCGACCCCGCCGCGATGGACGCGCTGGCCCGCGCGACGCTGGACCGGTTCGGGCGCATCGACATCCTGGTGCAGGCCGCCGGCATCTACCCCGAGGCCGAGATTGCCGCGCTGCCGCTGGCGTTGTGGCGCAGGATCATGTCGGTGAACCTGGACGGCGCGCTGTTTTCCGTGCAGGCCGTCCTGCCCGCGATGCGCGCCGCCGGCTACGGCCGGATCGTCCTGGTGTCGTCGATCACCGGGCCCCGGGTGACGGCGCGCGGGACGGCGGCCTATTCGGCGTCGAAGGGCGGGATCAACGGTTTCGTGCGCACCGCCGCGCTGGAATTCGCGGGCCACGGCATCACGGTGAACGCCGTCGAGCCGGGCAACATCATGACCGAAGGCCTGACCGCCGGGCGCAGCCAGGATTTCATCGACGACATGGCGGCCTCGATCCCCGTCGGCCGCCTGGGCACGCCCGCGGACGTGGCTGCCGCGACCGCCTTCCTTGCCTCGGAAGAGGCGGGGTTCGTCACCGGCACCTCGATCGTCGTGGACGGCGGCCAGATCCTGCCCGAGGGAAAGGCCGCCTTCTGA
- the rbsB_1 gene encoding D-ribose-binding periplasmic protein precursor, whose amino-acid sequence MKQGLKQALFATALAAPLAAASPALAETVTVAALPGQVGIPFYTSMECGAMAAARDFDVDLTWDGPADWDIAKQQPFIDAALQRKPQGVLLTPTDSGALVSQVEALEADGIPVVTVDAPLDSPVETQSIQSNHYIGGEAAGEAMAQVAGTKGTFVVIGMRPGMPDIDARVSGFTDTFTKTNPNATVLPVLYPETSSTKAAQQVAAAIQANPDLKGVYVTHSAAAEGASAAILEAGKRGEIKLVSFDADPQQIRDLRDGIYDALIVQEPYQMGYQGVEILARIIRGEVGKDAVDHDNFLPSVVVTRDTMDDPEIRAAFYKTSCD is encoded by the coding sequence ATGAAACAGGGACTGAAACAGGCGCTTTTCGCCACCGCACTGGCCGCTCCTTTGGCCGCCGCGTCGCCGGCGCTGGCTGAAACGGTCACCGTGGCCGCGCTGCCCGGCCAGGTCGGCATCCCCTTCTACACATCGATGGAATGCGGCGCGATGGCCGCCGCCAGGGACTTCGACGTCGACCTGACATGGGACGGCCCCGCCGACTGGGACATCGCCAAGCAGCAACCCTTCATCGACGCCGCGCTTCAGCGCAAGCCCCAGGGCGTCCTGCTGACGCCCACGGATTCCGGCGCGCTGGTCAGCCAGGTCGAGGCGCTGGAGGCCGACGGCATTCCGGTGGTGACCGTGGACGCCCCGCTGGATTCCCCGGTCGAGACGCAAAGCATCCAGTCGAACCACTACATCGGCGGTGAAGCCGCGGGCGAGGCGATGGCCCAGGTCGCCGGCACCAAAGGCACCTTCGTCGTTATCGGCATGCGCCCCGGCATGCCCGACATCGACGCCCGCGTCTCGGGCTTCACCGACACCTTCACCAAGACCAACCCCAACGCCACGGTCCTGCCGGTGCTCTATCCCGAAACGTCGTCGACCAAGGCGGCCCAGCAGGTCGCCGCGGCGATCCAGGCCAACCCGGACCTCAAGGGCGTCTACGTGACCCATTCCGCCGCCGCCGAAGGCGCATCCGCCGCCATTCTCGAAGCCGGCAAGCGCGGCGAAATCAAGCTGGTGTCCTTTGACGCCGACCCCCAGCAGATCCGCGACCTGCGCGACGGCATCTATGACGCGCTGATCGTGCAGGAGCCCTATCAGATGGGCTACCAGGGGGTGGAAATCCTGGCCAGGATCATCCGGGGCGAGGTCGGCAAGGACGCGGTCGACCACGACAACTTCCTGCCCTCGGTCGTCGTCACCCGTGACACGATGGACGACCCCGAAATCCGGGCGGCCTTCTACAAGACCTCCTGCGACTGA
- the rbsA_1 gene encoding Ribose import ATP-binding protein RbsA: MTGQPPSASPTAGAAGAIEAVDIHKSFGSLHVLRGVSMALMRGEVTAVVGDNGAGKSTFMKVISGENIPEAGTLRIDGQPVAFRSTQDAQRHGIETVYQDLALGPDLSIPANIFLGREPLRPGFAGKLRVIDRRRMLEESQEVLVELGVRIKSWRATTQSLSGGQRQGVAIARALKWARHAILLDEPTAALGARQRDMVYQAIRGTAARNLAVLLISHDLPQVLELADRIIVMRQGVAVANVTPAQVSVRDIVDIMLGAQAA; this comes from the coding sequence ATGACCGGACAGCCCCCCTCTGCCAGCCCGACCGCAGGCGCCGCCGGCGCGATCGAGGCGGTCGACATCCACAAGAGCTTCGGCTCTCTCCATGTTCTGCGCGGCGTATCGATGGCGCTGATGCGGGGCGAGGTCACCGCGGTGGTCGGCGACAACGGCGCCGGCAAGTCGACCTTCATGAAGGTCATCAGCGGCGAAAACATCCCCGAGGCCGGAACGTTGCGCATCGACGGCCAGCCGGTCGCCTTCCGGTCGACCCAGGACGCGCAGCGCCATGGGATCGAAACGGTCTACCAGGACCTGGCACTGGGCCCCGACCTGTCGATCCCGGCCAACATCTTCCTGGGCCGCGAGCCGCTGCGCCCGGGGTTCGCCGGCAAGCTGCGCGTCATCGACCGCCGCCGCATGCTGGAGGAATCCCAGGAGGTGCTGGTCGAACTGGGCGTGCGCATCAAGTCCTGGCGCGCCACGACGCAAAGCCTGTCCGGTGGCCAGCGCCAGGGTGTCGCCATCGCCCGCGCGCTGAAATGGGCGCGCCACGCGATCCTGCTGGACGAACCCACCGCAGCCCTTGGCGCCCGCCAGCGCGACATGGTCTACCAGGCGATCCGCGGCACGGCGGCCAGGAACCTGGCCGTCTTGCTGATCTCGCACGACCTGCCCCAGGTGCTGGAACTGGCCGACCGCATCATCGTCATGCGCCAGGGCGTCGCCGTGGCCAACGTGACGCCGGCCCAGGTCAGCGTGCGCGACATCGTCGATATCATGCTGGGGGCGCAGGCCGCATGA
- the cysL_1 gene encoding CysJI operon transcriptional activator translates to MTLEQIRIFLAVADLCHVTRAAERLHLTQSAVSASIAALERQYDLKLFDRVGRGIVLTEAGQRLVEAGERVLREAEAAQALMTNFSNEPRGRLRIWASQTIASYWLTPRMMQMNRDWPQVEMSLHAGNTAEVSRAVLDGAADLGFVEGDVPPGDLHQREVGYDELLLVLPRAHPLARKPRLTAKDYRRMHWLLREPGSGTRMIMERHLSTMDLTARDLTVVLQLPTNEAIIGGIRAGDCVSMLSWRSVRQARSHDLALRRVTWAEKPRRRFLALTHPRRFQTRAMTSFLGLAAAR, encoded by the coding sequence ATGACGCTTGAACAGATCCGCATCTTCCTTGCCGTGGCCGACCTGTGCCATGTCACCCGCGCGGCCGAACGTCTGCACCTCACCCAATCCGCCGTCTCGGCCTCGATCGCGGCACTGGAACGGCAATACGACCTGAAGCTGTTCGACCGCGTCGGGCGCGGCATCGTGTTGACCGAAGCGGGCCAGCGCCTGGTCGAGGCCGGCGAACGGGTCCTGCGCGAGGCCGAGGCCGCGCAGGCGCTGATGACCAATTTCTCGAACGAACCGCGCGGGCGGCTCAGGATCTGGGCCAGCCAGACCATCGCCAGCTACTGGCTGACGCCGCGCATGATGCAGATGAACCGCGACTGGCCGCAGGTCGAAATGTCCCTGCACGCCGGCAACACGGCCGAGGTCAGCCGCGCGGTGCTGGACGGCGCAGCCGACCTGGGCTTTGTCGAAGGCGATGTCCCGCCCGGCGACCTGCACCAGCGCGAAGTCGGGTACGACGAATTGCTGCTGGTCCTGCCCCGCGCCCATCCGCTGGCCCGCAAGCCCCGGTTGACGGCAAAAGACTACCGCCGGATGCACTGGCTGTTGCGCGAACCCGGATCGGGCACGCGGATGATCATGGAACGCCACCTGTCCACCATGGACCTGACCGCCCGGGACCTGACCGTCGTGCTGCAGCTGCCCACCAACGAAGCGATCATCGGCGGCATCCGCGCGGGCGATTGCGTGTCGATGCTGTCCTGGCGGTCGGTCCGCCAGGCGCGCAGCCACGACCTGGCCCTGCGCCGGGTGACCTGGGCCGAAAAACCCCGCCGCCGGTTCCTGGCGCTCACCCATCCCCGCCGCTTCCAGACCCGCGCGATGACCAGCTTCCTGGGCCTCGCCGCCGCCCGATGA
- a CDS encoding Plasmid replication initiation protein DnaA-like-I — MLVTKAVGRNAAALKYDILSALAAHGLEGDKHRQRLVLRVMVLVTTRYNWQSGELSIGRAEIARIWSVDERTVKRELAKLRAAGWMTVKRAPAKGRVTVYAFDFDQILKDTRPVWDRLDPDFAGRLERDEAPVAAPEADQTVVPFQRRHVAAGAEDGLWARVLPVLEDRDPATARVWFAQLTEAEVRGGTAELMAPTRFVAEYVRTHLGAQLIAAYRRFDPTVRAIKVGVAE; from the coding sequence ATGTTGGTGACAAAGGCTGTCGGGCGCAATGCCGCGGCACTCAAATACGATATCCTGTCCGCGCTGGCGGCGCACGGGCTGGAAGGGGACAAGCACCGCCAGCGGCTGGTGCTGCGCGTCATGGTTCTGGTGACCACGCGCTACAATTGGCAAAGCGGCGAGCTGTCGATCGGGCGGGCCGAGATCGCGCGGATCTGGTCGGTGGACGAACGCACGGTGAAACGCGAACTGGCCAAGCTGCGGGCGGCGGGCTGGATGACGGTGAAGCGGGCGCCGGCAAAGGGCAGGGTGACCGTGTATGCTTTCGACTTCGATCAGATCCTGAAAGACACGCGGCCGGTGTGGGACCGGCTGGATCCGGACTTTGCCGGGCGGCTGGAGCGCGACGAGGCGCCCGTGGCGGCGCCGGAGGCGGATCAGACGGTGGTGCCGTTCCAGCGCCGCCACGTGGCCGCAGGGGCAGAGGACGGGCTGTGGGCGCGGGTCCTGCCGGTGCTGGAGGACCGCGACCCGGCGACGGCCAGGGTGTGGTTCGCGCAACTGACGGAGGCCGAGGTCAGGGGCGGCACGGCCGAGCTGATGGCGCCGACGCGGTTCGTTGCGGAATATGTCAGGACCCACCTTGGCGCGCAGCTGATCGCCGCGTACCGGCGGTTTGACCCGACCGTGCGGGCGATCAAGGTGGGCGTGGCGGAATAG
- the minD_1 gene encoding Cell division inhibitor MinD, whose product MTTQIKQEPPLGKVIVITSGKGGVGKTTSAAAISAGLAKLGHKTVVIDFDVGLRNLDMIMGCERRVVFDFINVIQGDARLKQALIKDKRVETLFILPTSQTRDKDALTQDGVEAVLNELKEEFDYIICDSPAGIERGAQLAMYFADEAIVVTNPEVSSVRDSDRVLGLLNSKTRRAETGDAEPVKARVLLTRHDQSRIDRGEMMTVEDVLEILAVPLLGIVPESQAVLRASNVGTPVTLADPCAAVSAYEDAVARITGKEVEMRVTTDRSPGLFGKLFGRTA is encoded by the coding sequence ATGACGACGCAAATCAAGCAGGAGCCGCCTCTGGGGAAGGTCATCGTGATCACCTCGGGCAAGGGCGGCGTAGGCAAGACCACTTCGGCCGCGGCGATTTCCGCCGGACTGGCCAAGCTGGGTCACAAGACCGTGGTCATCGACTTCGACGTGGGTCTGCGCAACCTCGACATGATCATGGGCTGCGAACGCCGCGTGGTGTTCGACTTCATCAACGTGATCCAGGGCGATGCGCGGCTGAAGCAGGCGCTGATCAAGGACAAGCGGGTCGAAACCCTGTTCATCCTTCCCACGTCGCAGACCCGCGACAAGGACGCGCTGACCCAGGACGGCGTCGAAGCCGTCCTGAACGAGCTGAAGGAAGAATTCGACTACATCATCTGCGACAGCCCCGCGGGCATCGAACGCGGCGCGCAGCTGGCGATGTATTTCGCGGACGAGGCCATCGTCGTCACCAACCCCGAAGTGTCGTCGGTGCGTGACAGCGACCGGGTGCTGGGCCTGCTGAACAGCAAGACCAGGCGCGCGGAAACCGGCGACGCCGAACCGGTCAAGGCCCGCGTCCTGCTGACCCGCCACGACCAGTCGCGCATCGACCGGGGCGAGATGATGACCGTCGAGGACGTGCTGGAAATCCTCGCCGTGCCGCTTCTGGGCATCGTTCCCGAAAGCCAGGCCGTGCTGCGCGCCTCGAACGTGGGCACGCCGGTCACGCTGGCCGACCCCTGTGCCGCCGTTTCCGCCTATGAAGACGCCGTCGCCCGGATCACCGGCAAGGAGGTCGAGATGCGCGTGACGACCGACCGCAGCCCTGGCCTGTTCGGCAAGCTGTTCGGGCGCACGGCATGA
- the alsC_1 gene encoding D-allose transport system permease protein AlsC — protein MSPSEAPADAPRHPFFHLLETTSFWMCVLLLGLVAVFSAISPDNVFFSVNNLFTVALNAAQLVLIAAGMTYLLAARQLDLSVGSNIILSSVLAGKTITALAGTPEQVMYGDYPYLWPAICAGAVVAFVSGGIFGAINGLLVTRLKLSSFLVTLATTSIGLGTALVITHGANVPNIPRALQLEFALRRVAGVIPLPVLIVGVVCVVLWFVLAKTRFGAHTVAIGSSPEAAGRAGIDVDRHVMRLFVMTGVLAGGAAMLDISRFATTNISGHHTDALQAIAASVIGGTSLFGGVASMVGTVVGALIPAVLATGLVIMRVDSFYQLIAVGAIVIIAVAIDQRNRQRMSR, from the coding sequence ATGTCCCCTTCCGAAGCCCCCGCGGACGCCCCGCGCCACCCTTTCTTCCACCTGCTCGAAACGACGTCGTTCTGGATGTGCGTGCTGCTGCTGGGCCTGGTCGCCGTGTTTTCGGCGATCTCGCCCGACAACGTGTTCTTCAGCGTCAACAACCTGTTCACCGTGGCCCTGAACGCCGCGCAACTGGTGCTGATCGCCGCCGGGATGACCTATCTTCTGGCCGCGCGGCAGCTGGACCTGTCGGTGGGGTCGAACATCATCCTGTCGTCCGTATTGGCCGGCAAGACGATCACCGCGCTGGCCGGCACGCCCGAACAGGTGATGTACGGCGACTATCCCTACCTCTGGCCGGCGATCTGCGCGGGCGCGGTCGTCGCCTTCGTGTCGGGCGGGATCTTTGGCGCGATCAACGGCTTGCTGGTGACGCGGCTGAAACTGTCGTCCTTCCTGGTGACGCTGGCCACGACCTCGATCGGGTTGGGTACGGCGCTGGTCATCACCCATGGCGCCAACGTGCCCAACATCCCGCGCGCGCTGCAGCTTGAATTCGCGCTGCGCCGGGTGGCGGGGGTGATCCCGCTTCCGGTGCTGATCGTCGGCGTCGTCTGTGTCGTGCTGTGGTTCGTCCTGGCCAAGACCAGGTTCGGCGCCCACACCGTCGCCATAGGGTCTTCGCCCGAAGCCGCGGGCCGCGCGGGCATCGACGTCGACCGCCATGTCATGCGGCTGTTCGTGATGACCGGCGTCCTGGCCGGCGGGGCGGCGATGCTGGACATCTCGCGCTTTGCGACCACCAACATCTCGGGCCACCACACCGATGCCCTGCAGGCCATCGCCGCGTCGGTGATCGGCGGAACCAGCCTGTTCGGCGGCGTCGCCTCGATGGTGGGCACGGTGGTCGGCGCGCTGATCCCGGCGGTTCTGGCCACCGGCCTGGTGATCATGCGGGTCGACAGTTTCTACCAGCTGATCGCCGTCGGCGCGATCGTCATCATCGCGGTCGCCATCGACCAGCGCAACCGCCAGCGCATGAGCCGCTGA